In Cereibacter sphaeroides 2.4.1, a genomic segment contains:
- a CDS encoding asparagine synthetase B family protein yields MCGIYGFSRAPGSTFDGARFLNDALSSQSHRGPDGVGVHIGEAAGVGMARLRVRAPLGEPQPIPMADAGYAAYNGEVYHNYLGRTPDGGAGEVDCLTSPSVDGMYSLLKINALGTTLEIQRDTYGIKPLFVRKHRGALAFSSEKQPLIQGLGKIRLRREAIAQYLAFGRPIDGLGFYEGLRSIPAGGRLSASGDTLVQASASRDIAQRITGATLRAPPCHEEVREAIRDAVGRTLVSNRKVGVAVSGGLDSTILCSELDSLGITDLDLISIQALGSQDGITDLSALELKGEAWKSWRLTASRFDPATYWRDLRRAIAILGEPTQMTSAPLYLGLAEKAAEAGVVVLLLGEGADELFCGYRSYLPMLSGWSLRDFLFRPLERAVCQRLFSGEIQARCAAALDVFTRALPEGDQWTQLRAAEMSHNLEPLLLRADHTLMRCSIEGRTPFLHGDVADLAFSLPIDSLLSPNQTKVFLRQAYFRDLPAHFSTEIKKPFRAPVATWFVGPLKAWLTEEFSRQEAVFACLGIEPGGLEHVLTKTAQGHARMAKVAFCLLTLGFWIDWLMENDLIDEPDIARAHRMGNEGPAKR; encoded by the coding sequence GGGATCAACATTCGACGGTGCACGGTTCCTGAACGACGCCCTTAGTAGCCAATCGCATCGTGGACCTGACGGGGTGGGCGTCCATATCGGCGAGGCGGCGGGTGTTGGGATGGCGCGCCTGCGGGTCCGCGCGCCACTCGGAGAACCCCAGCCGATACCGATGGCGGACGCCGGGTACGCCGCATACAATGGCGAAGTCTATCACAACTATCTTGGGCGCACGCCGGATGGCGGCGCAGGCGAGGTAGACTGCCTAACCTCCCCTTCCGTCGACGGCATGTACTCGCTGCTGAAGATTAACGCACTTGGCACCACCTTGGAGATCCAGCGTGACACGTATGGCATCAAACCCTTGTTCGTGCGCAAGCACCGAGGAGCGCTGGCCTTCTCATCAGAAAAGCAGCCCCTAATCCAAGGCTTGGGGAAGATCCGGCTTAGGCGCGAGGCCATCGCTCAATACCTTGCGTTCGGCCGGCCGATCGACGGCCTCGGCTTCTACGAGGGACTACGCTCGATCCCAGCGGGCGGGCGGTTGAGCGCCTCAGGCGACACTTTGGTCCAGGCCTCGGCATCCCGGGACATCGCACAACGGATCACCGGAGCCACCCTCCGAGCCCCGCCGTGCCACGAGGAGGTCCGGGAGGCCATTCGCGACGCCGTAGGCCGAACTCTGGTCTCCAATCGGAAGGTCGGCGTTGCGGTCAGTGGCGGGTTGGATTCGACGATCCTGTGCAGCGAGCTCGATTCGCTGGGCATCACCGATCTAGATCTCATCAGTATCCAAGCGTTAGGCTCCCAGGATGGAATTACCGACCTCTCCGCTCTTGAGCTTAAGGGCGAGGCTTGGAAATCTTGGCGGCTCACCGCCAGCCGCTTCGACCCAGCTACCTACTGGCGGGACCTTCGCCGGGCGATCGCCATCTTGGGCGAGCCGACCCAGATGACCAGCGCGCCGCTCTATCTCGGGCTGGCGGAGAAAGCGGCCGAGGCCGGAGTCGTCGTTCTGCTGCTAGGGGAGGGGGCGGACGAGTTGTTCTGCGGGTATCGAAGCTACCTGCCCATGTTGTCCGGCTGGTCCCTTCGCGATTTCCTGTTCCGACCTTTGGAGCGCGCCGTCTGCCAACGGCTGTTCTCAGGCGAGATCCAAGCTCGGTGCGCCGCAGCACTCGACGTCTTTACGAGGGCCCTGCCCGAAGGGGACCAATGGACGCAGCTGCGCGCCGCTGAAATGAGTCACAATTTGGAGCCTCTTCTCCTGCGCGCCGACCACACGCTCATGCGCTGCTCGATCGAGGGGCGCACCCCGTTTCTGCACGGCGATGTCGCAGACTTGGCATTTAGCCTTCCAATCGACTCGCTACTGAGCCCGAACCAGACCAAAGTGTTTCTGCGCCAAGCCTACTTCCGGGACCTGCCGGCCCACTTCAGCACCGAAATCAAAAAGCCATTTCGTGCGCCGGTTGCCACTTGGTTCGTCGGGCCGCTGAAAGCGTGGTTGACCGAGGAGTTCTCGCGGCAAGAAGCGGTGTTCGCCTGTCTGGGAATCGAGCCCGGAGGACTGGAGCACGTGTTGACCAAGACGGCCCAAGGCCATGCGAGAATGGCGAAGGTTGCCTTCTGTCTCCTCACCCTGGGCTTCTGGATTGACTGGCTGATGGAAAATGACCTGATTGACGAACCGGACATCGCGCGCGCCCATCGCATGGGCAACGAGGGTCCAGCGAAACGGTGA
- a CDS encoding IS66-like element ISRhsp5 family transposase, translating to MASIRTSAARVADLERRLAEAEAARTAAEARLVEVEEARARLERLLAQMRRDTFGSKSEKLDPDQRNLPFEDVEAAAGMLAAASEAAEKALGTRKAPSRPSERNKGHLPEHLPRIERVIEPDSILCPCGCGEMQRVGETRTERLDVIPAQFRVLVTIRPKYVCRTCAGAQHAQAPAPEWLVSRGLPTEALVAHSVVGKFGDYLPFYRQADIYRRQGIELDRTMLAEWSGRAAQLLAPVIDAMMAELRRSDRLQMDETTAPVLAPGTGAVRKDWLWVVLRDQRGWGGGDPPIVVFHHSQSRGGKVAQEILKGFAGGTLLVDGHGGYDLLADPKKTAKPWTLAFCWTHWRRRFVKFSQDTPSPICDEMIARIAQLYAIEKEIRGRDPAARVAVRQKFSRPIVEALRPWLEGCLQDLSSSNELSTHIRYGLKRWDGMTRFLEDGRLEMDTNGVENAIRPIPLTRKNALFAGSTDGAKTWARIASLIGTCRLNGVNPEAYIAATLRKILDQHMQSDIAELMPWNFRG from the coding sequence ATGGCATCGATCCGAACCAGTGCGGCCCGCGTGGCGGATCTCGAGCGGCGGCTGGCCGAGGCGGAAGCCGCGCGCACCGCGGCCGAGGCCCGCCTGGTTGAGGTCGAGGAGGCCCGCGCCCGGCTGGAGCGGCTGCTCGCACAGATGCGGCGCGACACCTTCGGCTCGAAGTCCGAGAAGCTCGACCCCGACCAACGGAACCTGCCGTTCGAGGATGTCGAGGCGGCGGCCGGCATGCTGGCCGCGGCGAGCGAAGCGGCCGAGAAGGCGCTCGGCACCCGGAAGGCTCCGTCCCGGCCTTCGGAGCGCAACAAGGGGCACCTGCCGGAGCACCTGCCGCGGATCGAGCGGGTGATCGAGCCCGACAGCATCCTTTGTCCTTGCGGCTGCGGCGAGATGCAAAGGGTGGGCGAAACCAGGACCGAGCGTCTCGATGTCATCCCGGCGCAGTTCCGCGTGCTGGTGACGATCCGGCCGAAATACGTCTGCCGGACCTGCGCGGGGGCACAACATGCCCAGGCTCCGGCGCCGGAATGGCTGGTGTCGCGCGGCCTGCCGACTGAGGCCTTGGTCGCGCACAGCGTGGTGGGCAAGTTCGGCGACTACCTTCCGTTCTACCGCCAGGCCGACATCTACCGGCGCCAGGGGATCGAACTCGACCGCACGATGCTGGCCGAGTGGTCGGGGCGGGCGGCGCAGCTGCTGGCCCCGGTGATCGACGCGATGATGGCCGAGCTTCGACGAAGCGACCGGCTGCAGATGGACGAGACCACCGCCCCCGTGCTGGCGCCCGGGACCGGCGCAGTGCGCAAGGACTGGCTATGGGTGGTGTTGCGCGACCAGCGGGGCTGGGGCGGCGGCGATCCTCCGATCGTGGTCTTCCATCACTCGCAAAGCCGCGGCGGCAAGGTCGCGCAGGAGATCCTGAAGGGGTTCGCCGGCGGTACGCTGCTGGTTGACGGCCATGGCGGCTACGACCTGCTGGCCGACCCCAAGAAGACCGCGAAGCCCTGGACCCTGGCCTTCTGCTGGACACATTGGAGGCGGCGCTTCGTGAAGTTCAGCCAGGACACGCCTTCGCCGATCTGCGACGAGATGATCGCGCGGATCGCGCAGCTCTACGCCATCGAGAAGGAGATCCGCGGCCGTGATCCCGCCGCCCGCGTCGCGGTCCGCCAGAAGTTCTCGAGGCCCATCGTCGAGGCGCTCCGGCCCTGGCTCGAGGGCTGCCTTCAGGATCTCTCCTCGTCCAACGAGCTCAGCACGCACATCCGGTACGGGCTGAAGAGATGGGACGGCATGACCCGTTTCCTCGAAGACGGCCGGCTCGAGATGGACACCAACGGGGTGGAGAACGCGATCCGTCCGATTCCACTTACAAGAAAGAATGCACTATTTGCCGGCTCCACGGATGGGGCGAAGACATGGGCCCGCATCGCCTCGCTGATCGGCACCTGCCGTCTGAACGGCGTGAACCCTGAGGCGTATATCGCAGCGACCCTCCGCAAGATCCTCGACCAGCACATGCAGAGCGACATCGCGGAACTGATGCCCTGGAACTTCCGCGGATAG
- the tnpB gene encoding IS66 family insertion sequence element accessory protein TnpB (TnpB, as the term is used for proteins encoded by IS66 family insertion elements, is considered an accessory protein, since TnpC, encoded by a neighboring gene, is a DDE family transposase.): protein MILPGGITRVYLATRPVDFRKGHAGLALIVQSVLGHDPYNGAIYLFRSKRGDQLKCLVWDQTGLVLVYKKLEGGAFHWPKPADGVIRLSPAQFSALIEGLDWRAVRAERRPRPRLAG, encoded by the coding sequence GTGATCCTGCCGGGCGGGATCACCCGGGTCTATCTGGCGACGCGGCCAGTCGATTTCCGAAAGGGCCATGCCGGGCTGGCGCTGATCGTGCAGAGCGTGCTGGGCCACGATCCGTACAACGGCGCGATCTACCTGTTCCGCTCGAAACGCGGTGACCAGCTGAAGTGCCTGGTGTGGGACCAGACCGGCCTCGTTCTGGTCTACAAGAAGCTCGAGGGCGGCGCCTTCCACTGGCCGAAGCCGGCCGATGGGGTGATCCGGCTGTCGCCGGCGCAGTTCTCGGCCCTCATCGAAGGGCTGGACTGGCGAGCGGTCCGGGCCGAGCGGCGGCCGCGGCCGCGACTGGCCGGATAG
- the tnpA gene encoding IS66-like element accessory protein TnpA: MTPVTTEASMDTDVQTYVTSHSHEQGYAGRIEVVTGPTGRRRWPEHVKAAMVLETFRDGVSVSDVARKHGVSAPQLHAWRRAAREGLLPMPEDEALGLVPIVVADGGQSAGGRSDACLALEIGDVRILVPAVFDAAHLGRVIAAVRSAA; encoded by the coding sequence ATGACGCCTGTAACAACGGAGGCGTCGATGGATACGGACGTACAAACATACGTAACTTCTCACAGTCACGAGCAAGGATATGCCGGTCGTATCGAGGTTGTGACGGGTCCGACCGGTAGGCGGCGGTGGCCGGAGCATGTGAAGGCCGCGATGGTGCTGGAGACCTTCCGCGACGGGGTGTCGGTTTCGGATGTCGCGCGCAAGCACGGAGTCTCGGCGCCGCAGCTGCATGCCTGGCGGCGGGCGGCCCGTGAGGGCCTTCTGCCGATGCCGGAGGATGAGGCGCTAGGGCTCGTGCCGATCGTCGTGGCGGATGGGGGACAAAGCGCTGGTGGTAGATCTGATGCCTGCCTCGCTCTGGAGATTGGTGACGTCAGGATCCTCGTGCCTGCCGTCTTTGACGCCGCCCACCTCGGCCGGGTGATCGCAGCGGTCCGGAGCGCGGCGTGA
- a CDS encoding type II toxin-antitoxin system Phd/YefM family antitoxin: MKHEEYVISRGEALEVPVTDARAGLAELVDLVSQHGQRVILTKHKHPTAVLVSMPDLATLEATDADAHVALSWPASKVGDFGSTDLVLEAEDPADVTARNDLLDLKRKVEGVMEEINEMIHAHDRTVGYACAHEAAEKSQVA, encoded by the coding sequence ATGAAACATGAAGAATACGTCATTTCTCGTGGCGAAGCGCTCGAAGTTCCTGTGACGGACGCTCGGGCAGGTCTGGCCGAACTCGTTGATCTCGTCAGCCAGCATGGCCAGCGCGTCATCCTTACCAAGCACAAGCATCCCACCGCGGTGCTCGTCAGCATGCCGGACCTCGCGACGTTAGAGGCCACCGACGCCGATGCGCATGTTGCGCTGTCTTGGCCAGCGTCCAAGGTCGGTGACTTTGGATCCACAGACCTAGTGCTGGAAGCGGAAGATCCCGCTGACGTGACCGCGCGGAACGATTTGCTCGACCTGAAACGAAAGGTCGAAGGCGTAATGGAAGAGATCAACGAGATGATCCATGCGCATGATCGGACAGTCGGCTACGCCTGCGCGCATGAAGCGGCTGAAAAGTCTCAGGTGGCCTGA
- the tnpB gene encoding IS66 family insertion sequence element accessory protein TnpB (TnpB, as the term is used for proteins encoded by IS66 family insertion elements, is considered an accessory protein, since TnpC, encoded by a neighboring gene, is a DDE family transposase.), with protein sequence MTVIFRSERGDRLKILVWDGSGLVLIYKRLEQGNFAWPKIQDGVMRLFRAQYEALFEGLE encoded by the coding sequence GTGACGGTGATCTTCCGCTCGGAGCGCGGTGACAGGCTGAAGATTTTGGTGTGGGACGGCAGTGGCCTGGTGCTGATCTACAAGCGGCTCGAGCAGGGAAACTTCGCTTGGCCGAAGATCCAGGACGGGGTCATGCGTCTGTTCCGGGCGCAATATGAGGCGCTGTTCGAGGGGCTGGAGTAG
- a CDS encoding transposase, with protein MKAFEAAKFELSVERAARLHEQAVVAEKDAFIADLKELIGKLEGQIAQYRQAKFGPKSEKLDPAQLELALEDLETAKAETEARIAAVEERIAASAPDAE; from the coding sequence GTGAAGGCGTTTGAAGCCGCGAAGTTCGAACTCTCGGTGGAGCGCGCCGCGCGCCTGCACGAGCAGGCGGTGGTGGCCGAGAAGGATGCCTTCATCGCCGACCTCAAGGAGCTGATCGGGAAGCTGGAGGGCCAGATCGCGCAGTACCGGCAGGCGAAGTTCGGGCCCAAATCCGAGAAGCTCGATCCGGCCCAGCTGGAACTGGCACTGGAGGATCTGGAAACCGCCAAAGCCGAGACCGAGGCGCGCATCGCCGCGGTCGAGGAGAGGATCGCGGCCAGCGCTCCCGATGCGGAGTAG
- the tnpC gene encoding IS66 family transposase — MIEPESIACPCGCGDMARIGEDRTERLDVIPARYQVIVTIRPKYACPKGRIGVVQAKAPAHLLEGSWPTEALLAHVAVAKHSEHMPLNRQAVVMARLGVPIDRSVLADWMGRTGALIAPVVERMAELLKARSSRLNMDETTAPVLDPGRGKTRTGYLWAMLRDDRGWAASATRAGLPLPPGHSGEFADEILDGFHGTIQVDAYGGYSHLAMAGRMGGQPLKLAFCWAHGRRKLIKAKPKMGSPIFGLALLRIALLDQFFAWLAARVSRESDLGDAMAYMLRRQAGFRLFLEDGHVDIDSNLVENAIRSPAMNGRNALFAGHDEGGRSWARSRA; from the coding sequence GTGATCGAGCCCGAGAGCATCGCCTGCCCGTGCGGCTGCGGGGACATGGCCCGGATCGGCGAGGACCGCACAGAGCGGCTCGACGTCATCCCGGCGCGCTATCAGGTCATCGTCACGATCCGCCCGAAATACGCCTGCCCGAAGGGGCGGATTGGCGTCGTCCAGGCCAAGGCTCCGGCGCATCTGCTGGAAGGCAGCTGGCCGACGGAGGCGCTGCTTGCCCATGTCGCCGTGGCCAAGCATTCCGAGCACATGCCGCTCAACCGGCAGGCCGTGGTCATGGCGCGGCTTGGCGTGCCGATCGACCGCTCGGTGCTGGCAGACTGGATGGGGCGGACGGGTGCGCTGATCGCGCCGGTGGTCGAGCGGATGGCGGAACTGCTGAAGGCGCGCAGCTCGCGGCTCAACATGGACGAAACCACCGCTCCGGTGCTGGATCCGGGGCGCGGCAAGACCAGGACCGGCTATCTCTGGGCCATGCTGCGGGATGACCGGGGATGGGCGGCCTCTGCCACCCGGGCTGGTCTTCCACTACCGCCCGGCCACAGCGGTGAGTTCGCCGACGAGATCCTCGACGGCTTCCACGGCACCATTCAGGTTGACGCCTATGGTGGCTACAGCCACCTGGCCATGGCCGGCCGGATGGGCGGTCAGCCGTTGAAGCTGGCGTTCTGCTGGGCCCACGGTCGGAGAAAGCTGATCAAGGCCAAGCCGAAGATGGGCTCGCCCATCTTCGGCTTGGCGCTCCTGCGCATCGCGCTGCTGGATCAGTTCTTCGCCTGGCTTGCCGCCCGGGTCTCGCGCGAGTCGGACCTCGGCGATGCCATGGCCTACATGCTCCGCCGCCAGGCCGGCTTCCGACTGTTTTTGGAAGACGGCCACGTCGACATCGACTCCAACCTAGTCGAGAACGCCATCCGCAGCCCGGCCATGAACGGCCGCAACGCACTCTTCGCGGGCCACGACGAGGGCGGACGGTCCTGGGCGCGTTCGCGAGCCTGA
- a CDS encoding transposase has product MNGVEPHAYLLDLFTRLAHSHLDKDIDALMPWAYIPAANTKAPSQPAK; this is encoded by the coding sequence ATGAATGGCGTCGAGCCTCACGCCTACCTGCTCGACCTGTTCACCCGGCTCGCCCACAGCCACCTCGACAAGGACATCGACGCGCTGATGCCTTGGGCCTACATCCCGGCGGCCAACACCAAGGCCCCCTCACAACCGGCGAAATGA
- the repC gene encoding plasmid replication protein RepC: MEYTPISPFMRPISLAHMRVVQQPEAAAPGKPVSKWELLRELSKAQATFGISERDLTVLQGLLSFFPDDALGRNADMVIFPSNKAICERLNGMPCSTMRRHIARLVDAGLLMRRDSPNGKRYVRKHGEERVAFGFDLSPLYRRSEEVARAAEAVREAEERVRRLREVVSLMRRDLASLAEFGEELQPSLGLWDQLRDKAVLTARALRRKLTLEELSAYREDLEARLDQARDIIDGPETEEMITNDAHYERRLHNSNKETIDLEPALEKGGPAAGAPHIERDTSVAGGEEAETKRLPKIPLHLVIAGCPSLKTFYQGEVRHWHQLYSAASHVRPAMGISASAWEEAQRFMGPEQASIVVVAMLERFAEIRSPGGYLRALTTKAAAGEFSCGPMIMALISRRDAA; this comes from the coding sequence ATGGAGTACACACCGATTTCGCCGTTTATGCGGCCGATCTCGCTCGCTCATATGCGCGTAGTCCAGCAGCCTGAGGCGGCTGCTCCTGGCAAGCCCGTCAGCAAGTGGGAGCTCCTTCGCGAGCTCTCCAAGGCGCAGGCCACCTTTGGTATTTCCGAGCGCGATCTAACTGTACTGCAGGGACTTCTTAGCTTCTTTCCCGATGATGCACTTGGCAGGAACGCTGACATGGTCATCTTCCCATCCAACAAGGCGATCTGTGAGCGGCTGAATGGCATGCCTTGCTCTACGATGCGCAGGCACATTGCCCGTCTGGTGGACGCTGGCTTGCTCATGCGCCGAGATAGCCCTAATGGGAAGAGGTATGTACGCAAGCACGGCGAAGAGCGAGTGGCCTTCGGCTTTGATCTCTCGCCGCTTTACCGCCGTTCCGAAGAGGTAGCACGGGCTGCAGAGGCGGTGCGTGAGGCCGAAGAACGTGTACGCCGACTGCGGGAGGTCGTGAGCCTCATGCGGCGTGATCTCGCATCTCTAGCGGAGTTCGGCGAGGAGCTCCAGCCAAGCCTTGGCCTCTGGGATCAGCTTCGCGACAAAGCCGTCCTGACCGCGCGCGCCTTGCGCCGCAAGCTCACTCTCGAAGAGCTTTCGGCATATCGAGAAGACCTTGAAGCACGCCTTGATCAGGCACGCGACATCATTGATGGCCCTGAAACAGAAGAAATGATCACCAATGATGCCCATTATGAGCGCCGCCTTCATAATTCAAATAAAGAAACCATAGATCTTGAACCGGCCTTAGAAAAAGGCGGGCCGGCGGCCGGCGCGCCACATATTGAAAGGGATACATCTGTTGCTGGCGGGGAGGAAGCGGAGACAAAACGCTTGCCAAAGATCCCGCTCCATTTGGTGATTGCTGGCTGTCCATCGCTCAAGACCTTCTACCAAGGCGAAGTCAGGCACTGGCATCAACTTTATAGCGCCGCGTCCCATGTGCGGCCGGCCATGGGGATCAGCGCGTCCGCTTGGGAAGAAGCTCAGCGCTTTATGGGGCCAGAGCAGGCATCGATTGTTGTTGTCGCCATGCTCGAGCGCTTTGCAGAAATCAGATCGCCCGGCGGATACCTCCGCGCGCTCACAACGAAGGCCGCGGCGGGCGAGTTTTCCTGCGGGCCGATGATTATGGCGTTAATATCCCGACGAGATGCGGCGTGA
- the repB gene encoding plasmid partitioning protein RepB has product MTDSKKKRMSMLDSLAAAGTPPAPGSMMSSNRALRSARDAVDAHHVWELDPVEIQDERYSDRLDPKDVHDLRASIEQNGQTVPILVRRHPTETDRYLLVYGRRRLEAIRASDKVKKVRALIAILDDTAALRAQVSENTGRRDLSYIERALFAQELLDSGFGSQAQIAEVLNATRSAVSMSISVAKAIGTALAHAIGPAHGIGRPRWESLAKELPDAGMDMEELCRVASDARGQAAAREQAEGEPQVDPSVTAFEAVVRYVRKTNGNSPAKKPRPKPLLIEGAPAGAIKRSARALRLELTDVDDAFAQWLDANAQDVLDQLHDRWRRET; this is encoded by the coding sequence ATGACCGACAGCAAGAAGAAGCGCATGTCCATGCTGGACAGTCTCGCAGCGGCGGGTACGCCCCCTGCCCCGGGCAGCATGATGTCAAGTAATCGGGCGCTGCGCTCGGCGCGCGATGCTGTTGATGCTCACCATGTCTGGGAACTCGATCCGGTCGAGATCCAGGACGAGAGGTATTCGGATCGCCTGGACCCCAAGGATGTGCATGATCTGCGCGCGTCAATCGAGCAGAACGGCCAGACCGTCCCCATCCTTGTGAGGCGCCACCCGACCGAAACGGATCGCTATCTCCTCGTCTATGGACGCCGCCGTCTCGAGGCCATTCGTGCCTCCGACAAGGTCAAGAAGGTCCGAGCGCTTATCGCGATTTTGGACGATACAGCCGCGCTGCGCGCCCAAGTTTCCGAGAATACTGGAAGGCGTGACCTGAGCTACATTGAGCGCGCCCTCTTCGCACAGGAGCTTCTCGACAGCGGCTTTGGTTCGCAGGCTCAGATTGCCGAAGTGCTGAATGCGACCCGTTCTGCGGTGTCGATGTCGATCTCGGTTGCCAAGGCGATCGGGACTGCCTTGGCCCATGCGATCGGACCGGCTCACGGCATTGGGCGCCCAAGATGGGAGTCGCTGGCAAAGGAACTCCCCGATGCCGGCATGGATATGGAGGAGCTTTGCCGGGTGGCGAGTGATGCCCGTGGCCAAGCGGCTGCACGCGAACAGGCCGAAGGAGAGCCCCAGGTTGATCCTTCGGTCACGGCTTTTGAAGCCGTTGTACGCTATGTGAGAAAGACCAACGGTAATTCTCCCGCCAAGAAGCCGAGACCGAAACCCCTTCTGATCGAAGGCGCGCCTGCGGGCGCCATTAAGAGGTCAGCCCGAGCGCTACGGCTGGAACTTACGGATGTGGACGATGCCTTTGCGCAGTGGCTCGACGCCAATGCGCAAGACGTCCTCGATCAGCTTCATGATCGCTGGAGGCGCGAGACATGA
- the repA gene encoding plasmid partitioning protein RepA yields MSRVDTQEELNAVIRQHSELLAAQLHSQRESLFPPDASKSMRKFTSGEAAALLGVNDSYLRKLHLDGKGPSPEVSSGNRRHYSAEDIHNLRILLEKTARKAGDYLPGRRAGDHLQIIGVMNFKGGSGKTTSSAHLAQRLALKGYRVLAIDLDPQASLTALHGVQPEFDLLDGGTLYDAIRYEHPVPITEVIRKTYIPNLDLIPGNLELMEFEHETPRALSRGNAGLFFFRVKEALAQVDERYDVVVIDCPPQLGFLTMSALSAATGVLVTIHPEMLDVMSMSQFLRMTADLMDVIADSGADMSHDWMRYLLTRYEPTDAPQNRIVAFLRTMYGDKVLNAPMLKSTAISDAGLTKQTLYEVERSAFTRTTYDRAIESLNAVNDEIAQLIQMTWGR; encoded by the coding sequence ATGAGCAGAGTGGATACACAGGAAGAACTGAACGCTGTGATCCGTCAGCACTCGGAGCTGTTGGCGGCACAACTGCATTCGCAGCGTGAGAGCCTGTTCCCTCCCGATGCATCCAAGTCTATGCGCAAATTCACTTCTGGAGAGGCCGCTGCTCTGCTGGGCGTTAACGACTCTTACCTCAGAAAGCTCCACCTTGATGGCAAGGGGCCGTCGCCAGAAGTTTCCTCGGGGAACCGGCGACATTATTCGGCTGAAGATATCCATAACTTGAGAATTCTGCTAGAGAAAACGGCTCGAAAGGCGGGAGATTATCTGCCCGGTCGTCGCGCCGGTGACCATCTGCAGATCATCGGCGTGATGAACTTCAAGGGTGGCTCGGGAAAGACGACCTCCTCGGCGCATCTCGCTCAAAGGTTGGCCCTCAAGGGCTACCGTGTCCTAGCGATCGACCTTGATCCGCAGGCTTCTTTGACGGCCTTGCATGGGGTTCAGCCTGAATTTGATCTGCTGGACGGCGGCACGCTCTATGATGCGATCCGTTATGAACACCCCGTCCCGATCACAGAGGTGATCCGAAAGACATACATCCCAAACCTCGATCTGATTCCTGGAAATCTCGAACTGATGGAGTTCGAGCATGAGACGCCGCGGGCGCTTTCTCGCGGCAACGCTGGTTTGTTCTTCTTCCGTGTGAAAGAGGCGCTGGCGCAGGTCGACGAGCGGTATGACGTGGTCGTCATCGACTGTCCTCCGCAGCTCGGATTCTTGACCATGTCAGCACTGTCGGCCGCGACAGGCGTTCTCGTAACAATCCATCCAGAGATGCTCGACGTGATGTCGATGAGCCAGTTCCTCAGAATGACGGCCGACCTGATGGACGTCATCGCCGACAGTGGTGCCGACATGTCGCATGACTGGATGCGGTACCTCTTGACCCGTTATGAGCCGACAGACGCACCACAGAACCGCATCGTCGCCTTCTTGCGGACGATGTATGGCGACAAGGTCTTGAACGCGCCGATGCTCAAGTCGACGGCCATATCGGATGCCGGCTTGACCAAACAGACCCTTTACGAGGTCGAACGCAGCGCCTTCACACGGACGACCTATGACCGGGCAATCGAAAGCCTGAACGCTGTCAACGACGAGATTGCCCAGCTTATCCAGATGACGTGGGGGCGCTGA
- a CDS encoding AbrB/MazE/SpoVT family DNA-binding domain-containing protein produces MQVAKWGNSLAVRLPAELVRELGLKEGDQIDLVKDDHQVRVRRLARADEVLMGLRRFRGALPAAERLSRNDAHER; encoded by the coding sequence ATGCAGGTCGCAAAATGGGGCAACTCGCTGGCCGTCCGCTTGCCCGCGGAGCTTGTTCGGGAACTGGGTCTCAAGGAAGGCGATCAGATCGACTTGGTCAAGGACGACCACCAGGTCCGAGTCCGTCGCCTTGCTCGTGCGGATGAGGTGCTGATGGGTCTGCGCCGTTTCCGGGGCGCGTTGCCGGCTGCAGAGCGCCTTAGCCGCAACGACGCGCATGAGCGCTGA